Part of the Sporosarcina sp. FSL K6-2383 genome is shown below.
GAATGTAAATCGGCTAATTCAAAATAAAGATTATGATTTATTTTTACAAAGCATTCAAGATTATTAAGACGAGCTGTCTTAAGCTGGTAGCTCTTTGGAGAGTGTAAGTAACCAACGAAAAAGTCATAATAACTAAGGAAGAAAATAATATGAAAAAAACAATCCAAGATATTGTATTAATCACGATTGGTGGATTTATTTTTGCTATTGGTATAAATTATTTCACCCTCCCAAATCTGTTATCAGAAGGCGGGATTATTGGACTGACAATTATTGCACACTATTTATTCCAATGGTCACCAGGGATTATTAATTTTATTTTAAATATGCTTTTATTTTTGGTTGGCTATAAATTTTTTGATAAACGGACTGTTTTTTATACGTTATATTCCATTGTATCCTGCTCTGCTTTTTTGTATGTAACTGAAGATGCGGGGAAAATGCTGACAGAGGATCCACTTTTAGCAGCTATTTTTGCAGGATTATTAGTAGGTATTGGTTTAGGCATTATTTTTCGAATAGGCGGAACGAATGGAGGAACGACAGTCCTTGCTAGAATGGCTAACCAATACTGGGGCTGGAGTATCGGAAAGAGTATGCTAATTATCGATATTATAGTAGTTGCTGGCTCTATTTTTATAATTGGTTTAGAAAAAGCAATGCTCACTTTACTTACTGTTTATATTGGTGCCAAAGCCATCGATTTTATTGTCGAAGGTCTGGATGAAAGGGTCGCCGTTTTAATTATTTCAAATTCACCAAACGAAGTTTTACATAAAGTCATGGATAGTATGTCGAGGGGAGTCACTGTTTTAGAAGGGCGCGGCGGCTATACGAAAGCCAATAAAGAAGTTCTGTATATTGTCATCAGCAAACAAGAAATTGTGCGACTCAAAAGTATTATAAAAGAAATTGATGAGCAAGCCTATGTTACGATGCATAATGTTCGTGAATTGATTGGAAGAGGTTATAAGGCGGCTAAAGCCAATTAGTCACCCGCGATTCTTACCTCAGTTACTCATCCAATCAGTCGGACGATCGGCTAATTGGATGAGATGTACATCAAAAGAAATAGTAGGATTGAATCCACATGTACCGCCGCTTCACATTCACTTCATCTTCAATGAAAGTAGCACATCATGTATCGCGACGAGCTTTGTTTCGAGCCGGTGCAAAAGATAGAATGATACGAATATCGGAAAGCCGATTTCCTGTATGAGACTCATCCATTGTTCCATCTCGTTTCCTCCTTTCTGTGATTAAATAAAAAACCGGTTCCCCAGTCGGAAAGCTGAGGAGCCGGTTTTACATGTTGTTATCAGTTTACGAGTTCAGTCACATTACGCTCGACAATACGAGCGTTTTTTGGTGTTTCAAGTGGAGATCCGTCCACTTCGAACACGCCCGATGCGATAATTTCCTGCATCGCAGTTTCCACGGCTACTGCCGTTAAATCTGCACGTGGCTCGTCCACCGTCAGCATCACGTTTTTGCCGGCTGCTGTACTGAAATTCAATTGCAAAGTTTTTGCCATCCTTCATCCCTCCTTTCCCCATCAAACTGTGCTCCCCTGATTAGTTAATGACGTTAGATGTTTCCACCTTGTCTGCACCGATGAATGGAAGCGCTGATAACTGCGCAAGTTCCTCGAGCGCATTGTACAAGTCATCCGCATCCGCATTTTTTGCAACGTTACGATAGGTCTTTGATTTACGAATCAGTTTACCGTCATCCGTCAGACCGTTATCAAAGTAAACCCGACCAACTGCATTTTTAAATTCGATTGTCGCCATGTGATCACCTCCTTTCACCCTTTATATAGAATGAAATTAGGGAATCGGATACACGGATGTGAAATAATATTTACTTTAATTTTCCTAGTGCAAGTCAATTAGACATAGGGTGGGGAATAATTATTCTAAACGTATGTAATTATTTGTAATTTATTCATAATATTCTCCAAATTATTCCTAAAGGGTGATATAATAGAACTACGTAATATTCAATTCGGGGTTCAAAGAACTAGCTGTTTTCTTATAAGCTGGAACAAAGAGTACTTGAAAAGGGGGACATTGGATGGGGACACGCAAGGTAACACATGTTATTTTAGGGGTTTGTATGCGGACGGGAAAGATGGCAGAAATGCTCGAAGATGCGGGAGCAACAGATATTGCAGTGATTGACTATGAAGCTGAAGAGGATCACATTCAGGTGGCGAAAGTGGATTTCTATTCTCCTAAGACTGCGAGAAAGACATTGGGAAAATCCAAGCAAATCATATTTCATAAGCTTTTAGTGAGGAAGAAAGAATGACTAGTGTAAAGTACTGAGATAGGTTAAAAAAGGACAGCCCTTCGATTGGATTTGCTCAATGAAGGGCTGTCTTTGAGTGTGTGCTGGTGTTAATGGTGCTTGCATTAATGTGAGAGTGTGTCACGAATTAATAAGATCCTTTTTTCACGAAAACTACTGCAACTCATCCTATGAAAGCGAGTTCCTCAATTTGACTAGCATTCGCTCTCTGCGCTTCTTAACGCCTGCCACTGAAATACCGTTGCGAACAGCACATTCAGCCAATGGTACGCCCTCGACAAATAACCATTGAATCAGTTCTATTTCCGTCGGTGACAATAAATCAAGTACCTCCGCAAGATCATCAGACCACTTGTATTCTACAAAATAAGCTGTATCCACGATGTTTTCTACTAAGCTATCCTCCATCTGCGTATTATGCTCATCAAATCGGTTTTCCTTTTTTAACTCATCTAACATAGCTCCTCGGATACTTCGAAAGGCAAATGCTGTGAAATTTCCTTTATCTTCGTCAAAACGTTGCCAGGCCTGCCATAAGGCGACGCGTCCTGCCTGACGATAATGTTCATAATCGCGGTAAATGTTCAGCTTGCGGATAGATGCAGAAATCATCGGCTCATATTGCTCCAATACTTCTTCAAACTTCTTCAATTTTACGGCCTTCCTGACCGTGCACGATGCTTTATATTCCCGGGTGACTCCATAGTAGTTCATTAGAATTAGAGAAACCAATGGACTACTATGATGAATGGAGTGTCAAACGTTACGTATGACTTAGTTATTTGTCATGTATTTAGCGTATTTGTATAAAAATACTATATTTTTGATAAATTTGGTCTATTAAAATGTATGTGGGAGTGGTAATGTAGAAGTATAATCGGTAGAAGGGGGATTTTTTAGTGCTAGCGTGTGATTCCTATTTACTAGATATAAGAACATTGGCCCTTGAATCAGTTTTTGCTGGAGATTTTAAATCGAAAATCAGTACGACGCATGGTATTTATTATTCAAAACTTACACCGGCTCAATTACTCAATAAGGCATGTCTCCATTATTTTTCGACAATGGAGGGACGTATCCAAGCTGCATCTGCCCTATTAAACTATGTAAAGAAGCCACCCTTCATCATCGCACCAAACGAACTAGGCGTCTATCCAACGGCATCTCCCGACAATGACGATTGTGTATGGTTCTTTAACCATCGCTTTACAATCGTTGAAGTTGCGAAAGGGCAGTCAATCGTCACTTTCATGGAAGGGACAAGTATTCATGTAAAAGCCTCCAAGCACACAATGCTAAAGCAATACCTACGCCTGCACTCATTATTAAGCGTCTCCGACCAAATAGGACGAGAAAGACAAATCTACATTATCGATAAAAAGGGAATGAAAGTATAATCAAAGGGATGAGTGTCGAGTGACTAGACACTCATCCTTTTTGTTATGGTGAAGTACCATCAATCAGACGCCCAAATTCGAATGGCAGTCTGGATCATCGCGGCAAGGAAAATTGTCGTTTTACTGGTTCATTATTATCAATAAAAATGAAATCAATCAAGCTGAAATGAGTTTTGTCGAATGCGTAGTCGAGTCTTCGAAATCGGTAGTCGAGTTCGGCCAAAAGGTAGCCCAGTTTCTCCGGGGTAGCCCAGTTCCGCGAATGCGTAGTCGAGTTACCGAAATAGGTAGCCGAGTTCGGCCAAAAGGTAGCTGAGTTTCCCCGAGGTAGCCCAGTTCCGCAAATGCGTAGTCGAGTTACCGAAATAGGTAGCCTGGTTTCCCCGAAGGTAGTGCATTTCGTCTAATGAGTAATCATGTTTACAAGAGAAAAGGCCCGTTCGAATATGAAAGGGCCTCGTCAACCTATTAATATCATTTTCTCCCGGCTATATAAAACGTAGATGTTGATTTCCCTTTTTTCATAAGAGGAGATTTATTCAATGCATAACTGGCGGCATACTTGTCCTTTAACATTAAAAAGTTTCGGCAATCTTTATTATTTAATGAGGGCTTAACTAATATAAGCCAATCTTGAATTGCGTCATTATGGGGATCTACAGCAACTTTTAGGCAATGTGGACAATGCCAAGTCTCACGATTTTTCCGCTTAAGTTGCCCATGACAATCATGGCATAACAGACCCTTACGTAAATCATCGGGATGAATATGATAATAGGTACACAGTGGAAATGGATTGAATTGCTGTTGTTCGGCATGGATTTGTCTGGATAGTTCTTGAATTTGTTGGGGTGTAAGAATATCTTCGGTTGGTCTTAATTTTTGCAGATAAAAAGGAATTTGTTTTTTATAAATGATAGGAAAATTGTCTGGAGTATCTATCACTTTCGTGTTTGGGTTTGCGAGAATAAGGAGACCAAGTGTTTTCAAATGAATTCCACGTTGTCGAAGCCATTCATCAAGATTCGACTTATTCGATTCAATTTGATAGACCGGACAATCGAGAACCACTTCGTCGCCGGTTTCAAGTACTTGCACAAGATGGGGAGGATTGGGTATAAATCGGACTGAATCCTTCAGATTTTTCACTTCGATAATAAGGATGTATTGCTCTGTAATAATCAAAGTATCAATCTGAAATGTGAATTTTGGGGAATTACACAAATGGACATCCGTAAAAATTTTCATTATATGAGGAAATTGCGTTCGCTCAATATAAGAATCAACATTACATTCTCCAGAGTAGCCGGCACCAATTCGATAAAGTTGTTTTTGTAAATACTGGACTTTTCGATGATCAGGGGGAAGCCGGGCAATCAGACGGGGGATTCCTTGAAGTAAAACAGGCTTCTTTCTGAGAATAGTAGTACTTATGAGATTCATCTCCTTTTCACTAATCAGATAATTCGATTTAATCATACTATAAAGGTGCTTAGTTAACAATAGATTTATTACTAAAATTGTCAAGGTAGTCGAATCTGGCCAAAAGGTAGCTCAGTTTTCCAGAGGTAGCCCAGTTGCGTGAATGCGTAGTCGAGTTTCCGAAATTGGTAGCCGAGTTTGGACAAAAGGTAGCCCAGTTTTCTGGAGGTAGCTCAGTTCCGCGAATGCGTAGCCGAGTTTTCCAAATCGGTAGCCGGGTTCGTTCAAAAGGTAGCCCAGTTTTCCCGGGGTAGCCCAGTTCTGCGAATGCGTAGCCGAGTTCTGTCAAAAGGTAGCCCAGTTTTCCAGAGGTAGCCCAGTTCTGCGAATGCGTAGCCGAGTTCTGTCAAAAGGTAGCCCAGTTTTCCAGAGGTAGCCCAGTTTTGTCGAATGCGTAGTCGAGTCTTCGAAATCGGTAGCCGAGTTCCGTGGATAATACGCTAATAACTTGTAAATAACCTGTGGGCAACTTATATTTTTTTGTGGAAAACTTTAGTCTATTACACTATTCCTTAAAGTAAAATGAATAGTATAATAGGGAAAAGTGTTACTGAGGACTGGGGGCTTGTTGTTTTGAAGAGAAATAGTAGATGGCTATTGGTGTTATTCACGATGTTATTCGTTTTATTGCCATTCACCACATCGGCATCAGCTGAGCCTCTGGGAGATATGAGGCAGCTCGTCAAGGATTATTATGTTGACGATGTTCCAGAATCGGTTTTAATGAAAAATACGGCGTTAGAAATTACGAAGCAACTGGATTCCCACTCTGTCTATATGACTGCGCAAGAGTATCAACGATTTGTCAATGGTATTGAAAAGCGGATTATTGGCATTGGTATTGTACTCGAGGAAGATGTCAAAGGGATTAAGGTGGCATCGGTTATTCCGAAAGGACCCGCAGAGCGAGCGGGCATTCTGGCTGGCGATGTGATTACACATGTTGGAACACAAAGTCTTGTCGGTAAGTCAGTACAGACAGCTACGTCATGGATTGGTGGTCAAGAAAATACAGTTGTGACGCTGACAGTTGAACGTACGGGGCAAACGGGACCACTCTTAATGAGCATTAAGCGTGAAGTCATTACAATGGTCAATGTTGAATCGACCATGCTAGGCGGCAATATTGGTTATATTCGCCTAAACAGCTTTGCTTCTGAAACTGCGAAGGAAGTGAATGCCGCGATTCAATCACTGCACGGTGTAAAGGGATGGATTGTAGATTTACGGAATAATGGTGGTGGCTATATAACAGTCGCGCAGGACATGACGGGATTTTTCCCCAATGCAATCGGAGCTTTTCAGTTAAGGGAAAAGACCGGTAAGCCACAGGTTTTTAATGCGATTCCTCAGTCCAATAAACTCAATGCACCCACACATCTTTTGATGAATGGATATAGTGCAAGTGCTTCCGAGATGGTGGGCGCAGCAGTCAAGGAACAAAAACTAGCAACAATATATGGTCAAACCAGCTATGGCAAAGGCTCTATGCAGTCAATGTTCAACTTTACAGACGGTAGTGTCTTGAAGTTAACGACGGCTCGATTCTATTCGCCAGGAGGCAAGGCTGTGGATAAAGTTGGCGTAAAGCCAGATGTCGTTACGGCAAAGGAATTGGAATTAGAAGTATCTCATCGTGATCAACTGATTGCACAATGGAAGGGCTATAAGGCATTTCCTAAACTGAACAATGTCCCAGTGACAAAGAAATTTCAAGTGGAGATGAATGCAGAGATGGATTGGAGCAAGCTCAGCAATGGTGATGTCCAACTTATTCAGTTAGGTGGGGGAGAAAGTGCTGTGACAATTAGCGTTACGAATGAACGAACTGTAACCGTTACTCCAACAAAACCATTAATAGCGGGTAAAACCTATATGCTCGTCATACATCCACATTGGAAAGGGACTAATCACTATTCAATGAGGCAAGGAATTTATCTAGATGTTACGGTGAAATGAATAAAAAAGGCAGTCGGTTCTCTTTAACAAGAGAATCGTCTGCCTTTTTTGTGAAATGAAGAACATAGTTAAAGTTGGGGCGATAGGGATCTTCGGCGGATTTCGATTTCCAAAAGTTGAATGAAAAGAGGACTGAAATTAGAAGACTTAGCAGTAGTATAGGATTTAATGAGCAACGCATCAGGTAGTTGAGTCATTTGAAAGGTCACCTCCAATTTTATAATATATGTAGTACTAAATTAAAATGCCTGGGCATAGAATGTTAAGTAATAAAGCTCTATATTTAATTTACCAAAAAAAGAGTGACGGAACAACCGTTCTTTTATCCACAGTTAGTGGTGGATAACCTGTGGTTAACTTGTTTATAAAGGTGTAGAAGTCATATATTATAGTCGGTATAATGTTTATAAACTTATCCACAGGTGTGGGATAGTGAGAATTTTGTCGAACGATTCTTTGAGATTTTATCAAAAATGGAAGGAGAAATGTATTGTATTGCATCCATTGTGGAAACCATCAAAGAGAAGGTCAATTTTGTGCGAAATGCGGAACGCCTTTAGGGAGTGAGGTGGCGGCGACAAGGACAATGCTTGTGAAACGACAATCGAATGATTATGCCGAAAAGACAAGCAGAATGCTCAAAGGATACGGTCATTATCTACTAAAATATGTGAAGCAACCGAGCACAGTTTTTACACAAGAAGTAAAGGAGTTCACCTATGCTGTCGTAACGATGCTCTTCCTGTCTTTATTTGTCGGGTTGGCCATTTTCACGAATATGAAAGAGTTTGGAGCACCTTCCATAAGCATGATTGGTAGCACAGCGTTGCTTGTCATGGTGAGTACATTCGTTGTCGTTGGTTCGCTATATATTACAGCAACTCTGCTAGGACCCGAGCATTCTTTTAAAAAACTGGTCACCCAATACGGTACTCATCTTATCCCATCGACTATCCTCATTGGTGTCGCATTACTACTTCTTATGTTAAAAATAAATACCCTCGGTAATCTACTTCTATTAATCGCCCTCCTATTTGCATTGCTCATTGTTCCACTTTACATACTGGTAAAAGTACAAACGGCAGAGGCATCAGCGCTCGATCCTTTATATAATATTGTTGTGTACATCATTATATTGGGTATCATTTCTTCGGTCTGCATCGCTATTTTTGGAAACTCCATCATAGGTGACATCTTGAATTGGTTGAGTTTTATAAAGTAGATAATACGACAACAAGCCCTCACAATTTTCGTGAAGGGCTTGTTTGGTGTTCTTTTTACTTACCCACTAGCTTATCCGCAAAATCCTTTAGCGTCGTGCTGGAGTGGATGCGTTGGCGCTTTAATTCAAAGAGAGAGTCACCTTGAAAAACGTTACCTTCGTCAATCGTATAGCCGCTTGTCATTCCGGCAGATCGTAAGGCAAGGATGGCTTGGGGACTTCTCTTGCCATATGGATAGGCAAGGGTAGTAACTCGATGATTGTAACCCAAAATTTCCTCGATAGCGTTATTTGCTTGCTCAAGGTCATTCAAAATGGTAGATTGTGATTCCAGTTCGAGCATACTCTTATTCGACAGTGAGTTGAACATATGAAATCCGTGGGTATGATTTTGATAGGAATAGACGTCTTGTGTTTGAATCATGTCTATCTCTGATATTGTGTTTAGACGATTGATGCGACTTGTAATGACAAATGATGTTGCTTTGAAGCCATGCGTTTTTAAGATGGGATAAGCCAAGTCAATCGTTGATTTATAACCGTCATCGAATGTGATGAGTACAGACTTCTTTGGCAGTGCTGTTTTTTTCATTACCCATGCTTCTAGTTGCTGTGGTGTAATCGTTGTCCAACCATTTGTCTTCAAGTAATCCATTTGTTCTTTAAACTTTTCAATTTCCAGCGTAGACGCATTAGTGTCTGTCTTGCTTCGCAATATATCGTGATACATTAAAACGGGGATGCCAGCTTCAATTTTTAGCTGATCCTTATGTATGTATCCTGTTTTTCCACCCAATATAATGGGGAAATAATCACCTTTTAAGCGCTGTACTTGAATGGTCATATTGGGTTGGATTTGTCCAATGACCGTTGCATTTTTAGCTGGACGATCGATAATCTGTATGTAAGTAGCTGTTTTTGCTCTTACTGGATGTGCACCTTTCCAGGTTCCGGGTTCATCCTTTGTTACCTTTGCTTTTTGCTTTGAAAACTTAACCTCGTCATTGCCAATCAGAGTGTAATAATAGCGCTCTGCTTCTTTCATCACTGTAAGTGAAGTCCCTTTTTCAAAGACGGCTACCTTTTGATTTTCGTTAAAAACAGCTGTTGCTTCGGTAATCTTAATTGACTTCACAGTAGAGGCTTCTGTGAAAGTTGGAAATATGATGATGGATAGTAACAGTAGTGCAATTAATTTTTTCAAAGTACTTTATGCTCCTTCAGTTTACATTCTCTACCTTATAATAGGGAGAAGTGAGGGAGTTAGCAAGTTGAATTGCGGAAAATCAATATATAAACAAAACGCAGTAATGTACAATTGAGTTTCAATGAATTGTGATGAAAGATTGTGCAACGTTTGGATTTGTTGTGGTATACTAACGATGAGGGGAGGGTAAGTATGCAGCTCGATAGTCGAAGTCGTATGATTTTTGATGAATTGATGGAGAATCCTAGCATGACCAGTAAAGAGTTAGAAGAAGGATATAGTTTAACTCGTAGGCAGTTAGGGTATAGTTTCGATAAAATCAATGACTGGCTACAAGCAAAACGTCTTCCGATTATTGAACGGACGAGACAAGGGCATTTCATCATTGACCATTCCATATTTTTAAACTATGGAAGCAGGGAAACCATTGCTTCATCACAAATGACGATTATATCTGAAACGCAGCGTGTTCAGATGATTATCTTGATGCTTCTCAGTAAGCAAGAGGAACTTTCCCTTTTACATTTTACAAGTGCTTTAGAAGTCAGTAAAAACACGGTGCTTAGTGATTTAAACGTAGCGCGTGCTTGGGTAGAAGAGTATGATTTGGTGATTCGATATTCGCGCCGAGATGGCTATCTGTTGGAGGGGGAAGAGTTTTCCATACGAAGACTCCTGATCAATACGATTTATAAAGTGTTGGCAATCCCTAATGGAAAAAAGCGACTAAAGGAATTAGCAAACATACAGGAAGTAGAGTTGAAAGAGTTAATGGTTCGACTCGAAAAGATTGAACGGAAATTGAATTTGAAATTTGCTGATGCAGAAATCGAAACGTTACCGTATTCTTTGTTGCTCGTCCTTCGTAGAATGGCCGACAATAAAATCGAAACGTCATTTTCTATTCAATACGAGGAATTATCAGATACGAAGGAATATCAGGCAACTGAAGAGATTTTGTTTGATATCGAGGATATTCCCGTGCAGGAACGTTTATTCATCACGTTGCGGCTGCTGACGACAAATGTCTATTGGTCCGAAGCGCCGCCAGAAGAACCGATTCCTAATTTAGCCCAAGCGCTTGATGAAATGCTACGGCTGTTTGAAGCGAGTGCAGTGGTTCAACTACAGGATAGACAACAATTATTAAATAAAATTTTACTGCATTTAAAACCAGCTTATTATCGTATTAAATACCAACTGACAGAGATTAATGACGTTGGTTATGCGTTGATGAAAAATGAATATAAGGAATTGTATCACCTTGTTAGTCAGTCGACGAAGCCATTAGCCACACTGATTGGCACGGCTATTCCAGCGAGTGAGATGGCCTATTTAACGATGTTAATAGGCGGCTGGTTGAGAAAACAAGGCGATAATCTACACGAAAAGGTGAAGGCGATTGTCGTTTGCCCAACCGACGTGTCGGTCTCGCATGTCATGTTCAATGAATTACGAGAGTTGTTTCCAGAGTTCATATTTTTGGACGTCGTATCGGTTCGAGAATTGCATAGCTCTAAACTCGATTACGATATCGTTTTTTCACCGTTTTTCTTAGAAACGGATAAAAAGCTCTA
Proteins encoded:
- a CDS encoding competence protein ComK, which codes for MLACDSYLLDIRTLALESVFAGDFKSKISTTHGIYYSKLTPAQLLNKACLHYFSTMEGRIQAASALLNYVKKPPFIIAPNELGVYPTASPDNDDCVWFFNHRFTIVEVAKGQSIVTFMEGTSIHVKASKHTMLKQYLRLHSLLSVSDQIGRERQIYIIDKKGMKV
- a CDS encoding S41 family peptidase, which produces MKRNSRWLLVLFTMLFVLLPFTTSASAEPLGDMRQLVKDYYVDDVPESVLMKNTALEITKQLDSHSVYMTAQEYQRFVNGIEKRIIGIGIVLEEDVKGIKVASVIPKGPAERAGILAGDVITHVGTQSLVGKSVQTATSWIGGQENTVVTLTVERTGQTGPLLMSIKREVITMVNVESTMLGGNIGYIRLNSFASETAKEVNAAIQSLHGVKGWIVDLRNNGGGYITVAQDMTGFFPNAIGAFQLREKTGKPQVFNAIPQSNKLNAPTHLLMNGYSASASEMVGAAVKEQKLATIYGQTSYGKGSMQSMFNFTDGSVLKLTTARFYSPGGKAVDKVGVKPDVVTAKELELEVSHRDQLIAQWKGYKAFPKLNNVPVTKKFQVEMNAEMDWSKLSNGDVQLIQLGGGESAVTISVTNERTVTVTPTKPLIAGKTYMLVIHPHWKGTNHYSMRQGIYLDVTVK
- a CDS encoding DUF2922 domain-containing protein, with the translated sequence MAKTLQLNFSTAAGKNVMLTVDEPRADLTAVAVETAMQEIIASGVFEVDGSPLETPKNARIVERNVTELVN
- a CDS encoding YitT family protein; this encodes MKKTIQDIVLITIGGFIFAIGINYFTLPNLLSEGGIIGLTIIAHYLFQWSPGIINFILNMLLFLVGYKFFDKRTVFYTLYSIVSCSAFLYVTEDAGKMLTEDPLLAAIFAGLLVGIGLGIIFRIGGTNGGTTVLARMANQYWGWSIGKSMLIIDIIVVAGSIFIIGLEKAMLTLLTVYIGAKAIDFIVEGLDERVAVLIISNSPNEVLHKVMDSMSRGVTVLEGRGGYTKANKEVLYIVISKQEIVRLKSIIKEIDEQAYVTMHNVRELIGRGYKAAKAN
- a CDS encoding nuclease-related domain-containing protein; its protein translation is MTILVINLLLTKHLYSMIKSNYLISEKEMNLISTTILRKKPVLLQGIPRLIARLPPDHRKVQYLQKQLYRIGAGYSGECNVDSYIERTQFPHIMKIFTDVHLCNSPKFTFQIDTLIITEQYILIIEVKNLKDSVRFIPNPPHLVQVLETGDEVVLDCPVYQIESNKSNLDEWLRQRGIHLKTLGLLILANPNTKVIDTPDNFPIIYKKQIPFYLQKLRPTEDILTPQQIQELSRQIHAEQQQFNPFPLCTYYHIHPDDLRKGLLCHDCHGQLKRKNRETWHCPHCLKVAVDPHNDAIQDWLILVKPSLNNKDCRNFLMLKDKYAASYALNKSPLMKKGKSTSTFYIAGRK
- a CDS encoding YvrJ family protein, whose product is MEQWMSLIQEIGFPIFVSFYLLHRLETKLVAIHDVLLSLKMK
- a CDS encoding transcription antiterminator; this encodes MQLDSRSRMIFDELMENPSMTSKELEEGYSLTRRQLGYSFDKINDWLQAKRLPIIERTRQGHFIIDHSIFLNYGSRETIASSQMTIISETQRVQMIILMLLSKQEELSLLHFTSALEVSKNTVLSDLNVARAWVEEYDLVIRYSRRDGYLLEGEEFSIRRLLINTIYKVLAIPNGKKRLKELANIQEVELKELMVRLEKIERKLNLKFADAEIETLPYSLLLVLRRMADNKIETSFSIQYEELSDTKEYQATEEILFDIEDIPVQERLFITLRLLTTNVYWSEAPPEEPIPNLAQALDEMLRLFEASAVVQLQDRQQLLNKILLHLKPAYYRIKYQLTEINDVGYALMKNEYKELYHLVSQSTKPLATLIGTAIPASEMAYLTMLIGGWLRKQGDNLHEKVKAIVVCPTDVSVSHVMFNELRELFPEFIFLDVVSVRELHSSKLDYDIVFSPFFLETDKKLYLANSFLKHEDKPRLRKRVLFDLHGYIPYEVNVDEMMTIMAKHATIHNEALLRKELHTYINELGKMKV
- a CDS encoding sigma-70 family RNA polymerase sigma factor, coding for MKKFEEVLEQYEPMISASIRKLNIYRDYEHYRQAGRVALWQAWQRFDEDKGNFTAFAFRSIRGAMLDELKKENRFDEHNTQMEDSLVENIVDTAYFVEYKWSDDLAEVLDLLSPTEIELIQWLFVEGVPLAECAVRNGISVAGVKKRRERMLVKLRNSLS
- a CDS encoding polysaccharide deacetylase family protein produces the protein MKKLIALLLLSIIIFPTFTEASTVKSIKITEATAVFNENQKVAVFEKGTSLTVMKEAERYYYTLIGNDEVKFSKQKAKVTKDEPGTWKGAHPVRAKTATYIQIIDRPAKNATVIGQIQPNMTIQVQRLKGDYFPIILGGKTGYIHKDQLKIEAGIPVLMYHDILRSKTDTNASTLEIEKFKEQMDYLKTNGWTTITPQQLEAWVMKKTALPKKSVLITFDDGYKSTIDLAYPILKTHGFKATSFVITSRINRLNTISEIDMIQTQDVYSYQNHTHGFHMFNSLSNKSMLELESQSTILNDLEQANNAIEEILGYNHRVTTLAYPYGKRSPQAILALRSAGMTSGYTIDEGNVFQGDSLFELKRQRIHSSTTLKDFADKLVGK
- the sda gene encoding sporulation histidine kinase inhibitor Sda — its product is MTQLPDALLIKSYTTAKSSNFSPLFIQLLEIEIRRRSLSPQL
- a CDS encoding DUF1659 domain-containing protein → MATIEFKNAVGRVYFDNGLTDDGKLIRKSKTYRNVAKNADADDLYNALEELAQLSALPFIGADKVETSNVIN